One Triticum dicoccoides isolate Atlit2015 ecotype Zavitan chromosome 4B, WEW_v2.0, whole genome shotgun sequence genomic window carries:
- the LOC119294765 gene encoding beta-glucosidase 7-like gives MAAWSASRVLLLLALVAACHGEGASVSAAGASPRRPNWLGGLSRASFPKGFVFGTATSAYQVEGMANAGGRGPSIWDAFAHVPGNIAGNQNADVTTDQYHRYKEDVNLMKGLNFDAYRFSISWSRIFPDGDGKVNQEGVAYYNNLIDYLLQKGITPYINLYHYDLPLALEKKYGGWLNAKTVGLFADYADFCFKTFGDRVKHWFTFNEPRIVALLGYDVGSNPPQRCSKCAAGGNSATEPYIVAHNFLLAHGYAVARYRTKYQAAQKGKVGIVLDFNWYEALTNSTEDQAAAQRARDFHVGWFVDPLINGHYPQIMQDLVKERLPRFTPDEAKLVKGSADYIGINQYTASLMKGQKLTQQTPTSYSADWQVTYAFERNGKPIGPKANSNWLYIVPSGMYGCVHYLSQKYGNPPIVITENGMDEPGGLTREQYLRDATRVRFYRSYLGELKRAIDGGANVLGYFAWSLLDNFEWSSGYSSKFGIVYVDFSSPTLDRHPKASAYWFRDLLQH, from the exons ATGGCCGCGTGGTCGGCGAGCCGCGTGCTGCTGCTGCTCGCGCTGGTGGCGGcgtgccatggcgagggggcgagCGTGAGTGCCGCGGGGGCGTCGCCGCGCCGGCCCAACTGGCTGGGCGGGCTGAGCCGGGCGTCCTTCCCCAAGGGCTTCGTCTTCGGGACGGCCACGTCGGCGTACCAGGTGGAGGGCATGGCCAACGCCGGCGGCCGCGGGCCTTCCATCTGGGACGCCTTCGCCCACGTCCCAG GCAACATTGCGGGCAATCAAAATGCAGACGTTACTACGGATCAATATCATCGCTACAAG GAAGATGTCAATCTCATGAAAGGATTGAATTTCGACGCCTACCGGTTTTCCATCTCATGGTCCAGAATCTTCCCAG ATGGTGACGGAAAAGTTAACCAAGAAGGCGTCGCGTATTACAATAATCTGATAGACTACCTTCTTCAGAAAG GCATTACTCCTTATATCAATCTTTACCACTACGATCTCCCTCTCGCACTTGAGAAGAAGTATGGAGGCTGGTTAAACGCAAAGACGGT GGGACTATTTGCAGACTACGCTGATTTTTGTTTTAAGACCTTCGGTGATCGTGTGAAGCACTGGTTTACATTCAACGAACCAAGGATAGTTGCGCTTCTTGGTTACGACGTAGGGTCGAATCCTCCTCAGAGGTGCAGCAAATGCGCTGCCGGTGGGAACTCGGCAACAGAACCTTACATCGTTGCTCACAATTTTCTCTTAGCACATGGTTATGCAGTTGCAAGATACCGGACTAAGTATCAG GCAGCTCAGAAGGGGAAGGTTGGAATAGTTCTCGACTTCAATTGGTATGAGGCTCTTACCAACTCAACTGAAGACCAAGCAGCAGCTCAAAGAGCCAGGGACTTCCATGTTGGCTG GTTTGTCGACCCGCTAATAAACGGGCATTACCCGCAGATAATGCAAGACCTTGTGAAAGAGAGGCTGCCCAGGTTCACTCCTGATGAAGCTAAATTGGTCAAGGGCTCGGCAGACTACATTGGGATCAACCAGTACACGGCCAGCCTCATGAAGGGGCAGAAGTTGACGCAGCAGACGCCGACCAGCTACTCGGCCGATTGGCAGGTCACCTATGCCT TTGAGAGAAATGGCAAACCGATTGGACCAAAG GCGAATTCTAACTGGCTTTACATCGTCCCGTCGGGGATGTACGGATGCGTGCACTACCTCAGCCAGAAGTATGGAAACCCACCTATTGTCATAACCGAAAACG GAATGGATGAGCCGGGGGGCCTCACCCGGGAGCAGTACTTGCGGGACGCGACGAGGGTCCGGTTCTACCGGAGCTACCTCGGCGAGCTGAAGAGGGCCATCGACGGCGGCGCCAACGTCCTCGGCTACTTCGCGTGGTCTCTCCTCGACAACTTCGAGTGGAGCTCCGGCTACTCCTCCAAGTTCGGCATCGTGTACGTCGACTTCAGCAGCCCCACCCTGGACCGGCACCCCAAGGCGTCGGCCTACTGGTTCAGAGACCTTCTGCAACACTGA
- the LOC119294767 gene encoding beta-glucosidase 8-like yields MRHHGQEGRKRCSLSLTHCPLPPASESETESCSLGTSGLVVAQMMAPPRLLPLLVLLLAGAALLGCTRAAADTGGLSRASFPKGFVFGTATSAFQVEGAAAAGGRGPSIWDPFVHTPGNIAENANADVTTDEYHRYKEDVDLLKSLNFDAYRFSISWSRIFPDGEGKVNKEGVTYYNNLIDYILKQGLTPYVNLNHYDIPLALQKKYDGFLSPKIANIFADYAEFCFKTYGDRIKNWFTFNEPRIVAALGFDTGTNPPNRCTKCAAGGNSATEPYTVVHNILLSHATAVARYRNKYQASQKGKVGIVLDFNWYEAATNSPADQAAAQRARDFHVGWFLDPLLNGQYPKTMQDIVKERLPNFTPEQSKLVKGSVDYIGINQYTATYMADQPTPQQPPTSYSSDWHVQYIFQRNGVPIGLKANSNWLYIVPTGMYGCVNYIREKYNNPTIIISENGMDQPANLTREEFLHDASRVEFYKTYLAELKKAIDDGANVVGYFAWSLLDNFEWLSGYTSKFGIVYVDFTTLKRYPKDSAYWFKNMLQASGPGSSKDGTVTSGGTHAGSGVSGSNMAAGGSATSSSPRVLLSLLVCLYLVLPSIFMLSF; encoded by the exons ATGCGCCACCACGGTCAGGAGGGCAGAAAGCGCTGCTCACTTTCACTCACTCACTGCCCACTCCCACCGGCGAGCGAGAGTGAGACTGAGAGCTGCTCGCTCGGTACCAGCGGCCTAGTAGTAGCTCAGATGATGGCGCCGCCGCGGCTGCTGCCGCTGCTGGTGCTGCTGCTGGCCGGCGCCGCGCTGCTCGGATGCACGCGCGCCGCGGCGGACACGGGCGGGCTGAGCCGGGCGTCGTTCCCCAAGGGCTTCGTCTTCGGGACGGCCACCTCGGCGTTCCAGGTCGAGGGCGCGGCCGCCGCCGGCGGCCGCGGGCCCTCCATCTGGGACCCATTCGTCCACACCCCCG GGAACATTGCGGAGAACGCGAATGCAGATGTCACCACGGATGAATACCATCGCTACAAG GAAGATGTTGATCTCCTGAAAAGCCTGAATTTCGACGCGTATCGGTTTTCAATCTCATGGTCCAGGATCTTCCCAG ATGGGGAGGGGAAGGTCAACAAAGAAGGTGTAACGTATTACAACAATCTCATAGACTACATCCTTAAGCAAG GGCTCACCCCCTATGTCAATCTCAACCACTATGATATCCCTCTTGCGCTTCAGAAGAAGTATGATGGCTTCTTAAGCCCAAAGATCGC GAACATATTTGCGGACTATGCTGAATTTTGTTTCAAGACTTATGGCGATCGTATTAAGAACTGGTTCACATTCAATGAGCCAAGGATTGTAGCAGCACTGGGCTTTGATACTGGAACGAATCCCCCTAACAGGTGCACCAAATGCGCTGCCGGTGGGAACTCAGCAACAGAGCCTTACACTGTTGTTCATAACATTCTCTTGTCTCATGCTACTGCAGTTGCGAGATACCGCAATAAGTACCAG GCAAGTCAGAAAGGCAAAGTTGGGATAGTTCTGGACTTCAACTGGTATGAAGCTGCTACCAACTCACCTGCCGACCAAGCAGCAGCTCAAAGGGCTAGGGACTTCCATGTTGGTTG GTTTCTTGATCCACTACTAAATGGCCAATACCCCAAGACCATGCAAGATATCGTAAAAGAGAGGTTACCTAATTTCACACCTGAACAATCTAAGTTGGTCAAGGGCTCTGTAGATTACATTGGGATAAATCAGTATACGGCGACCTACATGGCGGACCAACCAACGCCCCAGCAACCACCAACAAGCTACTCGTCTGACTGGCATGTTCAATATATAT TTCAGCGAAATGGTGTACCGATTGGACTGAAG GCGAACTCCAATTGGCTTTACATCGTCCCGACGGGCATGTATGGATGTGTGAACTACATAAGGGAGAAGTACAACAACCCGACGATCATTATATCCGAAAACG GAATGGACCAACCCGCGAACCTGACCCGCGAGGAGTTCCTGCACGACGCCTCCAGGGTGGAGTTCTACAAGACCTACCTCGCGGAGCTGAAGAAGGCGATCGACGATGGCGCAAACGTGGTGGGCTACTTTGCGTGGTCCCTCCTGGACAACTTCGAGTGGCTGTCGGGCTACACCTCCAAGTTCGGCATCGTGTACGTCGACTTCACCACCCTCAAGCGGTACCCCAAGGACTCGGCCTACTGGTTCAAGAACATGCTGCAGGCGTCGGGGCCCGGCTCCTCGAAAGACGGCACGGTTACTTCTGGCGGCACTCACGCTGGCTCCGGCGTCTCAGGCAGCAACATGGCGGCTGGCGGTTCGGCCACCTCGAGTAGCCCTCGGGTTCTGCTCTCCCTGCTGGTTTGCTTGTATCTGGTTCTTCCCTCCATCTTCATGCTCTCCTTCTAG